A region of uncultured Anaeromusa sp. DNA encodes the following proteins:
- a CDS encoding multidrug efflux RND transporter permease subunit, whose protein sequence is MAKFFIDRPIFAIVLSIFITIAGLVSITQLPIAQYPQITAPVVNVSASYVGANAEVVEQAVGQAIEQQVNGVENMVDMRSTSDDNGQYSLNVKFELGVNPDMATVQVQNRVSQATAKIPAAVQNSGITVQKQSPDTVMWLSLWSPKNTYDSLFLKNYANIYLVDDLKRVKGVGGVNEYGPEFGMRIWLQPDKMARLGITADDVGDAIKEQNVQAPAGTIGQLPSPKGQEFQYSARVQGQLQEESEFSRIIVRAKPDGSFVRVSDVARVELAAKNYQFTSDLNQRDSVTLAIQLTPDANALDTVTEVKKVLETNSKRFPTDLEYHIVSDNTRFIDESMVEVVKTFVEALLLVLLIVFIFLQSWRATLIPMLAVPVSLIGTFGAFILLGFNINTLTMFAMVLAIGLVVDDAIVVVEAVEHHMRHNGMSPKDAAYRAMEEVSGPVVAIAFVLASVFIPVAFFGGTAGVLYKQFALTIAVSMGLSALVALTLTPALCSLVLKPHDPNAHEGRLGRFFDAFNEKFDAMTGRYGKTVRKVIRYSKLSLVGLLVIVVLALTFFKMLPTTFVPNEDQGYFLATISLPEAASMNRTRQVGNQVADVVKGIPGVRDTLVITGYDILAGALKPNAGLLVVALDTWGERPDKERYVDSIIRQVYMRTARIPEATVMAFNAPALPGGGSTGAMTFMLQDRGGGNVEEMTDVSKKFLGEARKRPELTGVYSTFRSDTPAFRYEVDREKAEKLGVKVDDVFNTLQAFLGGLQVNDFTRFGRTWKVVMQAEPQYRSDANDIRYFFVRSNTNAMVPLATLVKPVPISGPTAIKRFNGNRAIQIGASPAPGYSSGQAMTALEEVAKGTLPNTYSYEWADQSRDEKLSGGRAGYIFGAAILFAFLCLAALYESWSIPFAVLLSVPTAIFGSGLFQWARSLENSIYMQIGLVMLIGLAAKNAILIVEFAKVRVDKGVDPVEAAIEAAKLRLRPILMTSMAFILGCVPLMIATGAGAGARNAMGTAVVGGMLAATMLGVFLIPVLYVVVVKLTRKLTWRK, encoded by the coding sequence ATGGCCAAGTTCTTTATTGATAGACCGATATTTGCTATCGTTCTGTCGATTTTCATTACGATTGCCGGACTTGTTTCCATTACGCAGCTGCCTATTGCGCAGTATCCGCAGATAACGGCCCCGGTGGTCAATGTCAGCGCCAGCTATGTCGGCGCGAATGCGGAAGTGGTGGAGCAGGCCGTTGGTCAAGCTATTGAGCAGCAGGTCAATGGCGTGGAAAATATGGTGGACATGCGTTCCACCAGCGATGATAATGGTCAATACTCATTGAATGTGAAATTTGAGTTGGGCGTCAACCCGGATATGGCGACCGTGCAAGTGCAAAACCGTGTGTCCCAGGCTACGGCGAAAATTCCGGCTGCCGTGCAAAATTCCGGAATTACCGTACAGAAGCAGTCACCGGATACGGTTATGTGGCTGTCTCTTTGGTCGCCAAAAAATACCTATGACTCTCTGTTTTTGAAAAACTATGCCAACATCTATCTTGTGGATGATTTGAAACGCGTTAAAGGCGTTGGCGGTGTGAATGAATACGGTCCAGAGTTTGGCATGCGCATATGGCTGCAGCCGGACAAGATGGCCCGCCTAGGTATTACTGCGGATGATGTGGGCGATGCGATTAAGGAACAAAATGTACAGGCCCCGGCTGGCACTATCGGCCAGCTTCCTTCTCCTAAAGGCCAGGAGTTCCAGTACTCAGCGCGAGTACAGGGGCAATTGCAGGAGGAAAGTGAATTTTCGCGGATCATTGTCCGGGCGAAACCGGACGGCTCCTTTGTGCGAGTCAGTGATGTAGCTAGGGTTGAACTGGCGGCGAAAAACTATCAGTTTACCAGTGATTTAAACCAGCGTGACTCGGTAACACTGGCTATCCAATTAACTCCAGACGCAAATGCGTTGGATACGGTTACTGAGGTTAAGAAGGTGTTGGAGACCAACTCCAAACGCTTCCCAACCGATTTGGAATATCATATCGTTTCGGATAATACCCGCTTTATTGATGAATCGATGGTTGAAGTAGTTAAGACTTTTGTAGAAGCACTACTGCTGGTCTTGCTGATTGTATTTATCTTTTTGCAAAGCTGGCGGGCTACGCTTATTCCGATGCTGGCGGTGCCGGTATCGTTGATTGGTACTTTCGGAGCGTTTATTCTTCTCGGTTTTAACATTAACACGTTAACGATGTTCGCCATGGTGCTGGCTATTGGCTTGGTTGTTGATGATGCCATTGTTGTGGTAGAAGCGGTAGAGCATCATATGCGCCATAATGGTATGTCACCGAAAGATGCGGCCTATCGGGCTATGGAGGAAGTATCTGGCCCGGTTGTAGCTATTGCCTTTGTGTTGGCTTCCGTATTTATACCGGTTGCTTTCTTTGGTGGTACCGCCGGTGTACTGTACAAACAGTTTGCTTTGACTATTGCGGTGTCAATGGGCCTTTCGGCGTTAGTGGCTTTGACGCTGACGCCGGCGTTATGCTCGCTGGTTCTTAAACCGCATGATCCCAACGCTCATGAAGGGCGTTTAGGGCGGTTCTTCGATGCCTTTAATGAAAAGTTTGACGCTATGACCGGGCGCTATGGGAAAACGGTGCGCAAAGTTATCCGGTATAGCAAGCTTTCCTTGGTTGGGTTGTTGGTAATTGTTGTCTTGGCGCTGACTTTCTTTAAGATGTTGCCGACAACCTTTGTACCGAATGAAGACCAAGGCTATTTCTTGGCGACGATCAGTCTGCCAGAAGCGGCCTCCATGAACCGTACTCGGCAGGTGGGCAATCAAGTGGCGGATGTTGTAAAAGGCATCCCCGGCGTAAGAGATACCTTGGTTATTACCGGCTACGATATTCTGGCAGGAGCTCTGAAACCAAATGCTGGCCTTTTGGTTGTAGCTTTGGATACCTGGGGCGAACGCCCGGATAAAGAACGGTATGTAGACAGTATTATTCGTCAAGTTTACATGAGGACCGCGCGCATTCCTGAAGCTACGGTTATGGCGTTTAACGCGCCAGCATTGCCTGGGGGCGGCTCTACGGGCGCTATGACCTTTATGCTGCAAGATCGCGGCGGCGGTAATGTAGAAGAAATGACCGATGTATCGAAAAAGTTCCTTGGCGAAGCGCGTAAGCGGCCGGAATTGACGGGGGTATACTCTACGTTCCGTAGCGATACGCCAGCTTTCCGCTATGAAGTAGACCGAGAAAAAGCGGAAAAATTGGGTGTGAAAGTTGACGATGTATTTAATACCTTGCAAGCTTTCTTGGGAGGCTTGCAGGTCAATGACTTTACCAGATTTGGCCGCACCTGGAAGGTAGTAATGCAGGCGGAACCACAGTATCGTTCCGATGCGAATGACATTCGATATTTCTTTGTGCGCAGCAATACGAACGCTATGGTGCCGTTGGCTACCTTGGTCAAGCCGGTGCCTATCAGCGGACCGACAGCGATTAAACGCTTCAATGGTAACCGTGCTATTCAAATCGGTGCCAGCCCGGCACCTGGTTATAGCAGCGGTCAAGCCATGACGGCGCTGGAGGAAGTGGCGAAGGGAACCTTGCCCAATACGTACAGTTATGAATGGGCTGACCAAAGCCGCGACGAAAAATTGTCTGGTGGCAGAGCGGGTTATATTTTCGGAGCAGCCATTCTCTTTGCTTTCTTATGTTTGGCGGCGTTGTATGAGAGCTGGAGCATTCCGTTTGCGGTGCTGCTCTCCGTGCCTACAGCAATTTTTGGCTCTGGATTGTTCCAATGGGCGCGTAGCTTGGAAAATAGTATTTACATGCAAATCGGCTTAGTTATGCTCATTGGTTTGGCAGCCAAAAATGCTATTTTGATTGTAGAATTTGCCAAGGTGCGCGTGGACAAGGGCGTTGATCCGGTAGAGGCGGCCATTGAAGCGGCGAAGCTTCGTTTGCGGCCGATTTTGATGACGTCGATGGCGTTCATTCTAGGCTGCGTTCCTTTGATGATTGCTACCGGTGCAGGCGCTGGCGCTAGAAACGCCATGGGTACGGCGGTTGTAGGCGGTATGCTGGCAGCAACTATGCTGGGCGTATTCTTGATTCCAGTGCTCTATGTGGTTGTTGTAAAATTGACGCGCAAACTTACTTGGCGCAAATAG
- a CDS encoding efflux RND transporter periplasmic adaptor subunit — protein MLFKPWGNSVGKKRMACVMALLLSGLLLAGCNGKQQAPQGQAVAVKAMKVIKQDTPVSYEFVGEVEAKQEVQIKAQVSGNIIGKLVDGGTTVYRGQPLFVIDRRQYEANSLNVQAQLAQAEASLSRTRRDVARYEQLAGQQAIAQQVLDNAVAEERQAAAQVDAQRALLQKANNDVDDTTIVAPFDGRIDTKDLSIGNYATAGSTVLATISSTDPVRVRFSIGENDYLKFIRMGGGAATTERKLRLILSDGSEYPLEGTVDQIDRGLGSDTGALTIKALFANPDRMLVPGMFARVVAVAETRVGALLVPQRAVQEVLGKTFLTIVNAEGKAEMRPVKMGARIGQKLWMVDEGLTEQDIVVVEGFQKAQPGTPVDVQTITLADLADANQK, from the coding sequence ATGCTATTTAAACCATGGGGTAATTCTGTAGGAAAGAAAAGAATGGCTTGCGTCATGGCGCTTTTGTTGAGCGGATTGCTTTTGGCCGGTTGTAACGGCAAGCAGCAGGCTCCACAAGGACAGGCGGTGGCTGTAAAGGCCATGAAGGTTATTAAGCAAGATACGCCGGTTTCCTATGAGTTTGTAGGTGAAGTGGAAGCTAAGCAAGAAGTGCAGATTAAAGCGCAGGTAAGTGGCAATATTATCGGAAAGCTGGTAGACGGCGGTACGACAGTGTATCGTGGTCAGCCGTTGTTTGTTATTGACCGGCGCCAGTATGAAGCTAATTCGTTGAATGTGCAGGCGCAACTAGCACAGGCTGAAGCATCGTTGAGTCGAACTCGGCGCGACGTAGCTCGGTATGAGCAATTGGCAGGACAGCAGGCGATTGCCCAACAGGTTTTAGATAATGCGGTGGCGGAAGAACGTCAGGCGGCAGCTCAAGTAGATGCGCAGCGGGCTCTTTTGCAAAAAGCCAATAATGATGTGGACGATACGACTATTGTCGCACCGTTTGATGGTCGTATTGATACGAAGGATTTAAGTATTGGTAACTATGCCACTGCCGGCTCGACAGTGCTGGCTACTATTTCTTCAACGGATCCGGTGCGGGTACGCTTTAGCATTGGCGAAAACGATTACTTGAAATTCATCCGCATGGGCGGCGGTGCTGCAACAACAGAGCGTAAGTTGCGGCTTATCTTGAGTGATGGCAGTGAGTATCCATTGGAAGGAACGGTAGATCAAATTGATCGTGGTTTGGGATCGGATACAGGCGCGCTGACGATTAAAGCATTATTCGCTAATCCTGACCGCATGTTAGTGCCAGGTATGTTCGCTCGGGTTGTAGCTGTAGCGGAAACGCGCGTAGGGGCGCTCTTGGTACCGCAGCGGGCGGTGCAGGAAGTGCTGGGTAAAACCTTCCTCACGATTGTGAATGCAGAAGGGAAGGCGGAAATGCGCCCGGTGAAGATGGGTGCGCGCATCGGTCAAAAACTTTGGATGGTGGATGAAGGTTTGACGGAACAGGATATAGTGGTTGTAGAAGGCTTTCAAAAAGCACAGCCAGGTACGCCTGTGGATGTGCAAACAATTACTCTAGCGGACTTGGCTGACGCGAATCAGAAGTAA
- a CDS encoding GrlR family regulatory protein, giving the protein MLEGLWSVEFETATGYDGAGVVVFETTKIFGGSDNYYYLGNYQVERDGKIKIETEIIHYAGAKTSIFGKLDRYVVLWEGYLSGKTSVFKGCLHDDPLNKVNIRLIKRAELP; this is encoded by the coding sequence ATGCTTGAAGGATTATGGTCAGTCGAATTTGAAACAGCTACAGGTTATGACGGAGCCGGAGTCGTAGTATTTGAAACAACAAAAATTTTCGGTGGAAGCGACAATTATTACTACCTTGGAAATTATCAAGTCGAACGAGACGGCAAAATAAAAATAGAGACGGAAATCATTCATTACGCCGGAGCCAAGACTTCCATCTTCGGCAAACTGGATCGCTATGTTGTACTTTGGGAAGGATATTTATCAGGAAAAACATCTGTTTTCAAAGGTTGCCTACACGATGATCCCCTCAATAAAGTTAACATTAGACTCATCAAACGAGCCGAACTTCCTTAA
- a CDS encoding multidrug efflux SMR transporter codes for MAWIYLVIAGLFEIGWPLGLKMAQTMEGKQFTGIAIAVIAMGLSGFFLFTAQKDIPMGTAYAVWTGIGAAGTFILGIILYNDPIGILRVASVLLIIAGVIGLKLAH; via the coding sequence ATGGCATGGATCTACTTGGTTATTGCAGGATTATTCGAAATCGGCTGGCCTCTCGGTTTAAAAATGGCGCAAACCATGGAAGGAAAACAATTTACAGGCATTGCCATAGCGGTAATCGCAATGGGACTTAGCGGTTTTTTCCTATTTACGGCGCAAAAGGACATTCCCATGGGCACAGCCTATGCCGTCTGGACCGGCATAGGGGCTGCAGGTACATTTATATTGGGGATTATACTATATAACGATCCCATCGGGATTTTACGGGTCGCATCGGTGCTCCTCATCATTGCCGGCGTCATCGGTTTGAAATTAGCACATTAA
- a CDS encoding 6-phosphofructokinase: MTMKGNVLIAQGGGPTAVINQSLAGIVREVRRLSPESRIYGALHGVEGVAKEEFVDLSQVTEANLEAVAATPSAALGSTRVKPKADFCKKMFAVMKAHDIRYFFYIGGNDSSDALLIISEEAAREKYPLKAIHVPKTIDNDLLVTDHTPGYASAARFVAQAFAGLSLDMRALGGVYVGIVMGRHAGFLTAAAAAARRYEGDGPHLVYLPERSFSLETFMADIRRVHEQYGFCVVAVSEGICDKSGQPLLLSLVDDVERDAHGNATLSGTGALGDCLSKKLKEGLGISRVRCDTFGYLQRSFLGCVSSVDAAEAREAGEKAVQFAAFGQEMNGSVTIHRVGEYAVVYRLTPLVELAGKTRYMPDSFINEAGNDITPAFLEYVRPLLGKDCPVAARLEAPRVAGRC, from the coding sequence ATGACGATGAAGGGCAATGTTTTGATTGCACAGGGCGGGGGGCCAACGGCGGTAATCAATCAAAGTCTAGCCGGCATTGTCCGGGAAGTGCGGCGGTTAAGTCCGGAAAGCCGGATTTACGGCGCGTTGCACGGTGTGGAAGGTGTGGCGAAAGAAGAATTTGTCGATCTGTCGCAAGTAACGGAGGCCAATTTGGAAGCGGTGGCGGCAACTCCTTCGGCAGCCTTGGGTTCTACGCGTGTAAAGCCGAAGGCGGATTTTTGCAAGAAGATGTTTGCCGTCATGAAAGCCCATGACATTCGTTATTTCTTCTATATAGGAGGCAATGATTCGTCAGATGCGCTGCTGATTATCAGTGAAGAAGCAGCGCGGGAGAAGTATCCTCTCAAAGCGATTCATGTGCCGAAAACCATTGATAATGATTTGCTTGTTACCGACCATACTCCCGGTTATGCTTCGGCTGCCCGCTTTGTGGCGCAGGCCTTTGCGGGTTTGTCATTGGATATGCGGGCATTAGGCGGCGTGTATGTCGGTATTGTCATGGGGCGGCACGCCGGTTTTTTAACAGCAGCCGCTGCTGCTGCGCGGCGCTATGAAGGTGATGGCCCGCATTTGGTATATTTGCCGGAACGTTCTTTTTCATTAGAAACTTTTATGGCAGATATACGACGCGTACATGAACAATATGGCTTTTGCGTAGTGGCCGTTTCTGAGGGGATTTGCGACAAATCAGGACAGCCTCTTTTATTGAGCCTTGTTGACGATGTGGAGCGGGACGCTCATGGTAACGCCACGTTGTCCGGAACTGGCGCATTAGGCGACTGTCTATCGAAAAAGCTTAAAGAAGGGCTGGGTATTTCCCGCGTGCGTTGCGACACCTTCGGATACTTACAGCGGTCGTTCTTGGGCTGCGTGTCTTCCGTCGATGCGGCAGAAGCGCGGGAAGCAGGGGAAAAAGCAGTTCAGTTTGCTGCATTTGGGCAGGAAATGAATGGATCCGTGACTATTCACCGAGTGGGCGAGTATGCGGTTGTGTATCGCCTGACGCCATTGGTTGAGTTGGCAGGAAAGACGCGTTACATGCCGGATTCCTTTATTAATGAAGCAGGCAACGATATTACCCCTGCTTTTCTGGAATATGTACGTCCTCTCTTAGGCAAAGACTGTCCGGTAGCAGCTAGGCTGGAAGCGCCTCGCGTAGCTGGACGCTGCTAA